One window of the Candidatus Kryptoniota bacterium genome contains the following:
- a CDS encoding glycoside hydrolase family 88 protein — translation MKRRNFLEGIPLAAIAAGSTGKMFERIFGSQSSTGQGDEMLIEKVKLAMLSLQRATWEQGVAMQAMLETGNSDLVILMARDAVLRQAQDGRPAMLGEEFASTDAASTGEAILWAAKKTGDPNMTASYDKMLTYFLEKAPRNKEGIVYHFTNLPQVWSDSLYMLPPFLATAGKFDEAMKQIDGVRGFLWNSEKKLLSHMWDCEKNDFARKDFWGVGNGWAAAGMTRVIHAMPESMRAVRDKLMSYVRDLIDGCLAHIRTDGLFHNIIDNPGSFIETNLSQMLAYSIYRGIKGGWIDGGYESRADKMYEAARSKVDELGMVQGVCGSPEFDHPGTATEGQAFFLMMEKARADLAG, via the coding sequence GTGAAACGAAGAAACTTTTTGGAGGGCATTCCGCTCGCGGCGATTGCCGCGGGGAGCACGGGTAAAATGTTCGAGAGGATTTTTGGTTCGCAGTCCAGTACGGGTCAGGGTGATGAAATGCTGATTGAAAAAGTGAAGCTCGCGATGCTCAGCCTGCAGCGTGCGACATGGGAACAAGGTGTTGCAATGCAGGCGATGCTCGAGACCGGCAATTCCGATCTCGTCATCCTGATGGCACGAGATGCCGTCCTAAGACAGGCACAGGATGGGCGGCCTGCGATGCTCGGCGAAGAATTCGCATCTACTGACGCTGCCTCAACCGGAGAAGCCATTCTGTGGGCCGCAAAAAAGACAGGAGATCCCAACATGACGGCGTCTTATGACAAGATGCTGACATACTTTCTCGAGAAGGCGCCGAGGAACAAAGAGGGTATAGTTTATCATTTTACAAATCTTCCTCAGGTGTGGAGCGATTCTCTCTATATGCTTCCGCCGTTCCTGGCGACGGCGGGGAAATTCGATGAAGCTATGAAGCAGATCGACGGCGTCCGAGGATTTCTCTGGAACTCCGAGAAAAAACTTCTGTCACATATGTGGGACTGCGAAAAGAATGATTTCGCGAGAAAGGATTTCTGGGGAGTAGGAAACGGCTGGGCAGCTGCAGGCATGACAAGAGTGATACACGCCATGCCCGAATCCATGCGCGCCGTGAGAGATAAGCTGATGAGCTACGTTCGTGACCTTATCGACGGATGCCTCGCGCACATTAGAACAGACGGATTGTTCCACAACATCATCGACAATCCGGGCTCTTTCATTGAAACAAATCTCTCGCAAATGCTCGCGTACTCGATCTATCGCGGAATCAAGGGCGGCTGGATTGATGGAGGATACGAATCGCGCGCCGACAAGATGTACGAGGCCGCCCGATCGAAAGTCGATGAACTTGGTATGGTTCAAGGGGTGTGTGGTTCGCCCGAGTTCGATCACCCCGGCACGGCTACCGAGGGGCAAGCCTTCTTCCTCATGATGGAGAAAGCTCGCGCTGATCTGGCCGGCTGA
- a CDS encoding FlgD immunoglobulin-like domain containing protein — protein sequence MLLVTAKRILLAVFIFTFVKCANVQAQPKVLHTGVSIKQLAVLGHNTVRIRRDPVTGDLYVLQNNGIIQRVNFSSDSSSATLTTVYTTSDHGLNAPLGMTFGSDGTMYLVGNDSTSVLGTATIVKGIPDTVGGETRTWSVIATTVPYAYGNIYNHRMSGIILNPTGDSLYVNSGAGTDHGEVENGYREVGLTSIILRLPVDGNDVILQDDRSWLRSNGYLFCEGIRNEFDFAYDGNGDLIGVENSGDRDDPEEINWLRPGLHYGFPWRISTDITPQQFTPYDSHSDPLLSPYAWGGGNLYKTFSNDTSYPAAPDSITFTYPIPSYGPDADHFRDTATGQVMDASQSGTTISSLTPHRSPDGIAFDRDSILAGDLKGSGFVISVATSRLVSDLGDTSQDLLVVNLVKDTGNYAAHVTRMISGFNSPLGEELVGNRLFVAETGLEQPNGAPKLWEITLPTSGATGIKTTNEKSATFQLRQNYPNPFNPTTKISFSVPELAEFTLSVYNLLGQKIRTLVHGTVAPGDHVVEWDGRNSQGQSVPSGVYFYRLSQGSRVIATDKMILLK from the coding sequence ATGTTACTTGTCACTGCTAAACGGATATTGCTCGCGGTATTTATTTTCACCTTCGTTAAATGCGCAAACGTTCAGGCGCAGCCGAAGGTGCTCCATACGGGAGTTTCAATAAAACAACTAGCTGTTCTCGGTCATAATACGGTCAGGATCAGGCGGGACCCTGTGACCGGAGACCTTTACGTCCTGCAGAACAACGGAATAATCCAACGAGTAAATTTCAGTTCGGATAGTTCTTCGGCAACTCTGACGACAGTTTACACTACCTCCGACCACGGGTTGAACGCTCCCCTCGGGATGACGTTCGGGAGCGATGGAACCATGTATTTAGTCGGAAACGATTCCACAAGTGTCCTCGGGACTGCTACCATCGTGAAAGGTATCCCCGACACCGTCGGTGGCGAGACGCGCACATGGAGCGTGATCGCGACGACGGTCCCTTACGCTTACGGCAACATTTATAACCATAGAATGAGCGGGATTATACTCAATCCCACAGGCGACTCATTGTATGTAAACAGCGGCGCTGGAACGGATCATGGAGAAGTTGAAAACGGTTATCGCGAAGTCGGTCTCACTTCGATCATACTCCGTCTCCCCGTGGACGGCAACGACGTCATCCTTCAGGATGATCGATCTTGGCTGAGATCGAATGGGTATCTTTTCTGTGAAGGGATCAGGAATGAATTTGATTTTGCGTACGACGGGAACGGAGACCTCATAGGCGTCGAGAATTCCGGCGACCGTGACGATCCAGAGGAAATCAACTGGCTCAGACCTGGGCTCCATTACGGTTTCCCATGGCGCATAAGCACAGATATCACTCCTCAGCAGTTTACTCCTTACGATTCTCATTCAGATCCTCTCCTGAGTCCGTACGCCTGGGGCGGAGGAAATCTTTATAAGACTTTCAGCAACGATACTTCGTACCCTGCGGCGCCGGACAGCATCACGTTCACCTATCCCATCCCGAGTTACGGTCCTGACGCCGATCACTTCCGTGACACGGCGACAGGTCAGGTGATGGACGCGAGTCAGTCGGGCACTACAATATCATCTCTGACGCCGCACAGATCGCCCGATGGGATTGCCTTCGACAGGGACTCCATCCTCGCCGGAGACCTGAAGGGAAGCGGATTCGTGATATCAGTTGCGACAAGTAGGCTGGTAAGCGACCTGGGCGATACCAGTCAGGATCTCCTGGTTGTCAATCTCGTGAAAGACACCGGTAATTATGCGGCTCACGTTACGAGGATGATATCCGGTTTCAACTCGCCGCTCGGAGAGGAGCTTGTCGGCAACCGACTCTTTGTTGCGGAAACCGGCCTGGAGCAGCCTAACGGTGCACCGAAATTATGGGAGATTACGCTTCCGACTTCAGGAGCAACCGGGATCAAGACCACTAATGAGAAGTCCGCGACATTTCAGTTACGACAGAATTACCCAAACCCCTTCAACCCGACAACTAAGATCAGCTTTTCCGTGCCGGAGCTAGCTGAATTCACATTATCCGTTTATAATTTGCTCGGCCAAAAAATACGAACGCTTGTTCACGGCACAGTTGCTCCAGGGGATCATGTAGTTGAGTGGGACGGCCGCAATAGCCAGGGTCAAAGCGTGCCGAGCGGTGTCTACTTCTATCGGCTCTCCCAGGGCTCGCGCGTGATCGCAACAGATAAAATGATATTATTGAAATGA
- a CDS encoding TIM barrel protein produces the protein MSNFNNSRRDFLKLMGLGTAALALPRFKFFPSADSYEANIGLQLYSVRKAIVDGFEGTMKKVADTGYLGIESYTLPENLSLDRAAKVFRDLDLKVFSMHSELPVGDARDLALKMADAYKCDTLVYHGWPEGDKYKNEANIKLMVDVHDEIAAFLKKNGLRYGLHNHWWDFEKNDDGIVPFYYLLEHLDNDVFFEIDTYWAKVAGQDPTKIIQDFGKRAPLLHIKDGPAVHGEKGYEQVPAGKGVLDFPSIVKAGGDNIKWMIVEFDEYGGDIFDGIGDSYSYLTKNKLAKGKV, from the coding sequence ATGTCGAACTTCAATAACTCCAGAAGAGATTTCCTGAAATTAATGGGACTTGGTACGGCAGCTCTTGCCCTACCGCGCTTTAAATTCTTTCCTTCAGCGGACTCTTACGAAGCGAACATCGGCCTGCAGCTTTATAGCGTTCGCAAGGCGATCGTGGATGGTTTCGAAGGGACGATGAAGAAGGTTGCAGACACCGGCTATCTGGGAATCGAGAGTTATACGCTGCCGGAAAACCTTTCACTTGACCGGGCGGCAAAAGTCTTTCGAGATCTGGACCTTAAAGTGTTCAGCATGCATTCGGAACTTCCAGTCGGAGATGCGCGCGACCTAGCGCTCAAGATGGCTGACGCGTATAAATGCGACACACTGGTTTATCACGGTTGGCCGGAGGGTGACAAGTATAAGAACGAAGCCAATATCAAACTCATGGTTGATGTCCACGACGAGATCGCGGCGTTTCTTAAGAAAAATGGTTTGCGATACGGTCTTCACAACCATTGGTGGGATTTCGAAAAGAATGACGATGGCATTGTGCCGTTTTATTATCTCCTTGAACATCTCGATAATGACGTATTCTTTGAGATCGACACCTACTGGGCGAAGGTTGCGGGCCAGGATCCGACAAAGATCATTCAGGATTTCGGCAAGCGCGCACCGCTCCTTCACATCAAGGATGGTCCCGCTGTTCACGGAGAGAAAGGTTATGAGCAGGTCCCCGCGGGAAAAGGCGTCCTTGACTTTCCGTCCATCGTTAAAGCAGGAGGAGATAACATAAAGTGGATGATTGTCGAATTCGACGAATATGGAGGAGATATTTTCGACGGGATAGGAGATAGTTACTCTTATCTGACCAAGAATAAACTCGCTAAAGGAAAAGTCTGA
- a CDS encoding SDR family oxidoreductase, with translation MKVLFIGGTGNISTSVSKLCVRRGMDLYILNRGQRKVKITGANVIKGDISNSAAVSRALKSHRWDSVVDWIAFTPDQVERDIELFRGKTNQYVFISSASAYQKPPTFPVITESTPLCNPYWEYSRNKIACEERLNRAYREEGFPIVIVRPSFTYDTVIPLAIGGWSEYTAVDRMKKGKKVIVHGDGTSLWTITHAEDFAKGFVGLLGNRQSIGHPFQITSDEALTWDQIYKMVAEAARVEAKIVHIPTDFLIKFDGSLTGTLLGDKSHCAIFDNTKIKTFVPDYKATIQFSEGVKKTLAWFDADPKRKIVQKETNAMMDLVIEKYEGRLE, from the coding sequence ATGAAAGTTTTGTTTATCGGTGGTACCGGAAACATCAGCACATCTGTCAGTAAACTCTGTGTCCGACGCGGAATGGATCTTTACATTCTGAACCGCGGCCAAAGGAAAGTGAAGATCACAGGGGCGAATGTCATTAAAGGTGACATTTCCAACTCGGCCGCTGTATCAAGGGCTCTCAAAAGCCATAGATGGGATTCAGTTGTCGACTGGATTGCCTTTACCCCCGACCAGGTGGAAAGAGATATTGAGCTCTTCCGCGGAAAAACTAACCAGTATGTATTCATAAGTTCTGCGTCGGCATATCAAAAACCGCCGACGTTTCCGGTTATTACCGAATCAACTCCGCTTTGTAATCCGTACTGGGAATACTCGCGTAACAAGATCGCCTGCGAGGAGAGACTGAATCGGGCGTATCGGGAAGAGGGGTTTCCAATCGTCATTGTCCGTCCGTCGTTTACTTATGACACGGTGATACCGCTGGCAATAGGCGGCTGGAGTGAATACACCGCGGTCGACAGGATGAAGAAAGGGAAGAAGGTGATAGTCCACGGTGACGGGACTTCTCTCTGGACCATCACTCACGCTGAGGATTTTGCGAAAGGGTTTGTAGGGCTCCTTGGCAACCGGCAGTCAATCGGTCATCCCTTCCAGATTACCTCGGATGAAGCGCTGACATGGGACCAGATATATAAGATGGTCGCCGAGGCTGCGCGGGTGGAAGCAAAGATCGTGCATATACCGACAGACTTTCTCATAAAATTCGACGGCTCGCTCACCGGCACCTTGCTCGGAGACAAGTCCCACTGCGCGATCTTCGACAACACGAAAATAAAAACTTTTGTGCCCGATTATAAGGCGACGATACAATTCAGCGAGGGAGTGAAGAAGACGCTTGCTTGGTTCGATGCCGACCCGAAACGAAAGATCGTACAAAAGGAAACAAATGCGATGATGGATCTTGTCATCGAGAAATATGAGGGGAGACTCGAATAG
- a CDS encoding T9SS type A sorting domain-containing protein: MMKIKSLVIVAGLLTSFHDINQNVKLSVFNVLGQLVERLVDGNLIAGTHVYRFDAKNLASGIYFCQLRTASYVGISKMLLLK, encoded by the coding sequence ATGATGAAAATTAAATCACTCGTCATCGTCGCCGGCCTTCTGACCTCATTCCACGATATAAACCAGAATGTCAAATTGAGCGTATTCAATGTGCTCGGACAACTCGTGGAGAGACTCGTTGATGGAAATCTCATCGCAGGGACTCATGTCTACAGATTTGACGCAAAGAATCTGGCAAGCGGAATTTATTTCTGCCAGCTCAGGACCGCTTCGTACGTCGGAATCAGCAAAATGCTTTTGTTGAAATAG
- a CDS encoding SMP-30/gluconolactonase/LRE family protein, whose product MRILNLLLLLSATSAFCQSPVPPGATLEKIATGFQFVEGPVWKNGTGLLFSDINGNKMYKWSSDSGATVFMNPSNNSNGLTFDGQGRLVFCQMGYRRVARVETDGSQTSLASTWKGKALNSPNDVVVKSDGAIFFTDPDYNIPTGQKKELSFCGIYRINQLGDLQLLDSTLQEPNGICFSPDETKFYVNDSGKRIIYVWDVVDDSAIANKRQFAVMATSSGNADGMKADSSGNIFSAGPLGIWVFSPSGATLDTILVPGQTTNCNWGDSDRKTLYITAGNSVYRIRLAKATGIDRYNLVRPSHFKLYSNFPNPFNPETIISYQLSAVGRVTLKVYDILGRELATLVNDIQTQGKHAVTFNASSLTSGTYLYKLESNSQSEFGKMVLMK is encoded by the coding sequence ATGAGGATTCTTAACCTTCTTCTGCTCTTGTCAGCGACTTCTGCGTTCTGTCAATCGCCTGTACCGCCCGGGGCCACTCTCGAAAAGATCGCGACGGGATTTCAGTTCGTCGAAGGTCCGGTCTGGAAGAATGGAACAGGGCTGCTCTTTTCGGATATTAATGGGAACAAGATGTACAAATGGTCATCCGATTCAGGGGCGACGGTCTTCATGAACCCGTCGAACAATTCAAACGGCTTAACATTTGACGGTCAGGGAAGATTGGTTTTTTGCCAGATGGGATACAGACGCGTTGCCCGCGTGGAAACTGACGGCTCCCAGACGTCTCTTGCATCGACATGGAAGGGAAAAGCATTGAACAGCCCGAACGATGTTGTCGTGAAATCCGACGGAGCGATCTTCTTTACTGATCCGGATTACAATATACCCACCGGGCAGAAGAAAGAGCTTTCCTTTTGTGGGATATACAGGATCAACCAGCTCGGCGACTTGCAGCTCCTCGACAGCACACTCCAGGAACCGAACGGAATTTGTTTTTCACCTGACGAGACAAAATTCTATGTCAATGATTCCGGCAAGCGAATCATATATGTGTGGGATGTCGTGGACGATTCTGCAATCGCGAATAAGCGGCAGTTCGCGGTGATGGCCACATCGTCCGGTAATGCCGACGGAATGAAGGCAGATTCGAGCGGGAATATATTTTCGGCCGGACCGCTCGGTATTTGGGTTTTCAGCCCAAGCGGAGCGACGCTGGATACGATCCTCGTACCGGGTCAGACCACAAACTGCAACTGGGGCGACTCGGACAGGAAGACTCTTTACATAACGGCCGGCAACAGCGTGTACAGAATTCGTCTTGCAAAGGCCACGGGAATCGATCGGTATAATCTTGTCCGGCCATCTCACTTCAAGCTTTATTCGAATTTTCCGAATCCATTTAATCCGGAGACGATCATCAGCTATCAGCTTTCAGCTGTCGGCCGTGTGACGTTGAAAGTATATGATATACTCGGAAGAGAACTGGCGACGCTCGTAAACGATATTCAGACACAAGGAAAGCACGCAGTCACTTTCAACGCGTCAAGTCTCACCAGCGGCACATACTTGTACAAGCTTGAATCCAATTCTCAGAGCGAGTTCGGAAAAATGGTCCTGATGAAATGA
- a CDS encoding AGE family epimerase/isomerase codes for MIRPFSKSLLLFPLVIALFSSPSAGIARMPSLPFSLHAGISKDTLISELATALKSEFDLWYPLTIDTVYGGYFSDVNYKWELEGRQVKMIVTQARHVWSNSNGSMYYGTKEPYYTDARYGYHFLENEMWDKVDGGFYDFVSREGKPLGFRGDTAKTAYGNAFAIYGLATYFQAFGDTGALNLAIKTFNWLDQHSYDPKYGGYFQNLEVDGTPHKDWYRGTPPKDQNSMIHIMEAFTELYTVWPDPTLKARLDMLFHEVRDIVVGNKGYMTLFFNRDWTPVSYRDSSGESFRKNFELDHISFGHDVETAYLLLETSKTLGYANDTATIRVARQLDEFALDNGWDREKGGIYDGGYIFKGRDSVTIVLPTKEWWSQIEALNSFLMMSEMFPRDKHDYYNKFLTQWNYIKTYLIDHGYGGWYWGGIDEAPNVQKGPKSTIWKCNYHTTRGLMNCIRRLAGKL; via the coding sequence ATGATTAGACCATTTTCGAAATCGCTCCTTTTATTCCCTCTCGTCATCGCGCTATTCTCGAGTCCTTCAGCCGGAATTGCGAGAATGCCTTCTCTACCATTTTCGCTGCACGCCGGTATAAGTAAAGACACTCTGATATCTGAGTTAGCCACTGCCCTCAAGAGCGAGTTCGATCTCTGGTATCCTCTCACAATCGACACGGTCTACGGAGGATATTTCAGCGACGTCAATTACAAGTGGGAGCTTGAAGGAAGACAGGTCAAGATGATTGTGACGCAGGCACGCCACGTCTGGTCGAATTCCAACGGGTCGATGTATTATGGTACAAAGGAGCCGTACTATACCGATGCGCGTTACGGCTACCATTTTTTAGAGAACGAAATGTGGGACAAAGTGGACGGCGGATTCTACGATTTTGTTTCCCGTGAAGGGAAACCGCTCGGGTTCAGAGGCGACACCGCCAAGACTGCCTACGGCAACGCGTTTGCAATCTACGGTCTCGCTACGTATTTCCAGGCATTCGGTGACACCGGGGCGCTGAACCTCGCGATAAAAACTTTCAACTGGTTGGATCAACACAGTTACGATCCGAAATACGGCGGTTACTTCCAGAACCTTGAAGTGGACGGCACCCCTCACAAAGACTGGTACAGAGGGACCCCGCCTAAGGACCAGAACTCGATGATACATATCATGGAAGCTTTCACCGAACTCTACACTGTCTGGCCTGATCCGACATTGAAGGCACGACTGGACATGCTTTTCCATGAAGTGAGAGATATCGTCGTCGGCAACAAGGGTTATATGACGCTCTTTTTCAATCGTGATTGGACTCCCGTATCCTATCGCGATTCAAGTGGGGAGAGCTTCCGGAAGAATTTTGAGCTCGACCATATTTCATTCGGTCACGATGTCGAAACTGCTTACCTCCTTCTTGAGACATCAAAAACTCTCGGCTACGCAAATGACACCGCAACCATCAGGGTGGCGCGTCAGCTCGACGAGTTCGCGCTCGACAACGGCTGGGACCGCGAAAAGGGCGGGATCTACGACGGCGGATACATTTTCAAGGGGCGGGACAGCGTGACGATAGTCCTGCCTACGAAAGAATGGTGGTCACAGATCGAAGCACTCAATTCATTCCTGATGATGTCTGAGATGTTCCCGCGCGATAAACACGATTACTACAATAAGTTCCTCACCCAGTGGAACTACATAAAGACTTATCTGATCGATCATGGATACGGAGGATGGTACTGGGGCGGAATCGATGAAGCGCCTAACGTCCAGAAGGGACCGAAGTCGACGATCTGGAAATGCAATTATCATACGACACGCGGATTGATGAACTGCATCCGGAGGCTAGCGGGTAAACTTTGA
- a CDS encoding GDSL-type esterase/lipase family protein, which yields MKMNLNAFMVVIFFLLFLSGSSSAAKLVPANDPRTEYFGRWDKSDPVNYRHSWPGVFIVAVFDGDSVGVRMSDTTNYYDVYVDGRLHSVFHGTASGDADYILADSLVGGRHTLRFSQRNISFGIYSFSGLMISDSASLYQPPPIPLRRIEFIGDSFTAAEGNEATLPEMNWQDKFPVTDIDSGFATMVARNFNADYHITARSGIGTVCDWQGKLDICMPHYFNRTLMESPEPKWDFRNWTPDLVVICLGLNDHSGLRGKDGNVSEKNSKIFQEGYETFLDTLLRVYPGVPILAVSSYEEWIVQNVERVIDEEHAAGHKDIQFASFGFYPGGYVANSHPTVASHKRIAAVIIKAIDDMKVYK from the coding sequence ATGAAGATGAACCTTAACGCATTCATGGTGGTGATCTTTTTCCTTTTGTTCCTTAGTGGTTCGAGTTCCGCCGCGAAGCTGGTGCCCGCGAATGATCCACGCACCGAATACTTTGGCAGATGGGACAAATCAGATCCGGTCAATTACCGGCATTCCTGGCCGGGCGTCTTCATTGTCGCCGTGTTCGATGGCGACAGCGTTGGGGTTAGAATGAGTGATACTACAAATTACTATGATGTTTACGTCGACGGACGATTGCATTCAGTTTTCCATGGTACAGCATCCGGTGATGCAGATTATATACTTGCCGATAGCCTGGTCGGCGGGCGACACACTCTAAGGTTCAGCCAGAGAAATATCTCTTTCGGGATCTATTCGTTTTCAGGGCTTATGATTTCAGATTCAGCGTCATTGTACCAGCCGCCTCCGATTCCATTGAGGAGAATTGAATTCATCGGCGATTCGTTCACCGCTGCTGAAGGAAACGAAGCCACGCTGCCGGAGATGAATTGGCAAGATAAGTTCCCGGTCACGGATATTGACAGCGGCTTCGCGACAATGGTGGCGCGAAACTTCAACGCGGACTACCACATCACAGCACGCTCAGGGATCGGAACGGTCTGTGACTGGCAAGGCAAGCTTGACATTTGCATGCCGCACTATTTCAATAGAACGCTCATGGAGTCGCCGGAACCTAAGTGGGATTTTAGAAATTGGACGCCTGACCTGGTCGTCATCTGTCTGGGACTTAACGATCATTCCGGACTTAGGGGAAAAGACGGAAATGTATCGGAGAAGAATTCAAAAATATTTCAGGAAGGATATGAGACCTTCCTGGACACTTTACTCCGGGTATATCCGGGAGTGCCGATCCTTGCCGTGAGTTCCTACGAGGAGTGGATTGTACAAAATGTGGAACGCGTGATCGATGAGGAGCACGCGGCCGGACACAAGGACATACAATTCGCCAGTTTCGGATTCTATCCGGGCGGCTACGTAGCTAACAGCCATCCGACCGTCGCGAGTCATAAAAGGATTGCCGCTGTTATCATCAAAGCGATCGATGATATGAAGGTTTATAAGTAA
- a CDS encoding sodium:solute symporter family protein, with protein sequence MLLFSPTTLVSLDWVDSLIIAIYFVFVLGIGYYLLRFTKTGEDFFMAGRKMTMWIAGLSFVAANLGSLELMGWAASAYQYGILATHWYWIGAIPAMLFLAIVMMPFYHISKTHSVPGYLKLRYGESASMLSGVSFGFMTVLMSGINMFAMASVMNAILGWDLHFSIWVSSITVMVYVVLGGLLSAIFNEVLQFMLIWLGALVIPILGMIEAGGWSGMVAKIHQNFPVGDYTHLWRTLGSFTDNPMGINWVGIVFGLGACISMAYWTTDFLVVQRVLAAKDLRAAKMAPIIGAGFKMMVPFIVILPGLLGLALIPGLLPEDVAKNVAGAHSYNQVLPLMLARYAGPGLLGLGITALIAGFMSGMAGNVSAFATVWTYDIYRPLHVRVAKKEEADAYYVKIGRWCTIIGVLISIGTAYLVQQFASIMDYVQALFSFFVAPTFGTVVLGMLWKRATPKSGFWGLFAGIGSSIGMWAWVKIDPSALRYIALSIHAQAMAENMYRALWSWLICVIVTVVVSYLSRPKPETELVGLVRGCTEIPSEGDLPLLKRPIFWAGVVFAGLIALNVIFW encoded by the coding sequence ATGCTCTTGTTCAGTCCGACGACACTTGTATCGCTCGACTGGGTTGATTCTCTGATCATCGCGATATACTTCGTGTTCGTTCTCGGAATAGGCTATTACTTGTTACGCTTCACTAAGACCGGTGAAGACTTCTTCATGGCCGGCAGAAAGATGACCATGTGGATTGCCGGCCTCTCCTTCGTCGCCGCGAATCTCGGCTCGCTGGAACTGATGGGCTGGGCTGCGTCCGCCTACCAGTACGGAATCCTCGCAACACATTGGTACTGGATCGGTGCAATCCCTGCGATGCTGTTCCTGGCGATCGTCATGATGCCCTTTTATCACATCAGTAAAACCCATTCGGTCCCTGGGTATTTGAAACTGAGGTACGGTGAAAGCGCCAGTATGCTGTCTGGGGTTTCTTTCGGATTCATGACGGTCCTCATGAGCGGCATAAATATGTTCGCTATGGCTTCGGTCATGAATGCGATCCTGGGTTGGGACTTACATTTTAGCATCTGGGTTTCGTCCATCACTGTCATGGTCTATGTCGTTCTAGGCGGATTGCTTTCGGCTATTTTCAATGAAGTTCTCCAGTTCATGTTGATCTGGCTTGGAGCGCTGGTGATCCCCATTCTTGGTATGATCGAGGCAGGGGGATGGAGCGGAATGGTCGCGAAAATTCACCAGAACTTCCCGGTAGGAGATTATACACATCTTTGGAGGACACTCGGTTCTTTTACCGACAATCCAATGGGAATCAATTGGGTCGGGATTGTATTTGGTTTGGGCGCCTGTATCTCGATGGCATACTGGACGACAGATTTTCTTGTAGTCCAGAGGGTACTGGCCGCGAAAGACCTGCGTGCGGCGAAAATGGCGCCAATAATCGGTGCCGGATTCAAGATGATGGTACCTTTCATCGTGATTCTTCCGGGCCTGCTTGGGCTGGCTTTGATTCCAGGCTTACTCCCTGAGGATGTTGCAAAGAATGTGGCGGGCGCTCACAGCTACAACCAGGTTCTTCCGCTCATGCTCGCAAGATATGCGGGACCAGGATTGCTCGGTCTCGGAATCACGGCATTGATAGCCGGATTCATGTCCGGCATGGCGGGTAATGTCAGCGCCTTCGCGACGGTTTGGACGTACGACATTTACCGACCGCTACATGTGCGGGTGGCTAAGAAAGAAGAAGCTGACGCGTATTACGTGAAGATCGGCAGATGGTGTACCATCATAGGTGTACTCATAAGTATCGGTACCGCTTACTTGGTCCAGCAATTCGCCAGCATAATGGATTATGTGCAGGCACTGTTTAGTTTCTTCGTTGCGCCAACCTTCGGCACCGTCGTGCTCGGAATGCTCTGGAAAAGAGCCACTCCGAAGAGCGGATTCTGGGGCCTGTTCGCAGGTATCGGCTCGTCAATCGGTATGTGGGCCTGGGTCAAGATCGACCCCAGCGCGCTTCGCTACATCGCCCTCTCCATTCATGCGCAAGCAATGGCTGAGAACATGTACCGGGCTCTCTGGTCGTGGCTCATCTGCGTCATCGTAACGGTTGTTGTCAGCTACCTCTCGCGACCGAAACCGGAGACGGAGCTGGTCGGCCTCGTGAGAGGGTGCACCGAAATTCCTTCGGAAGGTGACCTCCCGCTTCTGAAGCGTCCGATCTTCTGGGCCGGAGTCGTCTTCGCGGGATTAATCGCACTAAACGTAATTTTCTGGTAG